Genomic segment of Paenibacillaceae bacterium GAS479:
GCGCTGGTTACTTGGGGCGATCAAGTCGGTCGATTTATCGCTGTAATGATGATGATTTTGCAGCTGACATCTAGTGCAGGTACGTTTCCGGTTGAGCTGCTGCCGACTTGGATGCAGGCGGTTCATCCGTGGCTGCCAATGTCTCACAGCATAACCGGACTAAGAGCCGCTTTTGCGAGCAACGCAGATGCCTCGGTCGTTTATGCTCAGCTTGGCTATCTCGGTATCTATGCAGCGATTGCCTTGGCAGCGACAGCACTCTATTTTGGCATCAAAGGTCGACGCGTTAATACCGATCTGACGGGGCGAGCAGAGCCTTCGACAACAGCATCACAAGTTTAAGCAACCCTGTTAAAACCCGTCCGTTCATGGACGGGTTTTACTTGTTTTTTTCTGCTTTTTTTACTATCAGATAAACTCATTGCCAGAATGCGGGTGCGGTGGTATAACCAAGCATGGAAGAGAAATTATTGATGTCTAGACGGGGGTCTCATTTATGTCAAACAGACTTAAAAGTATTAAAAAATGGGTAGTGAAGAGTCTCGTTGTACTGCTTGCAGTCGGCTCAGGCGGACAAGCGGTACATGGAGCTGCAGCAGCGGAACCTAATCCTGGAAATGTCGGTGGATACAACGACATTAAGGGGCATTGGGCAGAGCAGCAGCTACAGCTTTGGGTCGACTCCGGATGGCTGTCCGGTTATGGTGACGGCAAGCTGCGCCCAGATCAACCGGTAAAGCGCAGCGAGCTCGCTGCGCTTATCAACCGGGCTTATGGCAAGGAAGCAACTGCTGCTTCAGCGCTTGCATTCAAGGATGTCAAAAAGGAAAGCTGGGATTACAGCACAGTAGCAACAGCCGTATATGCTGGCTATGTGAATGGCTACGAGGACGGAACATTCCGCCCTTCCGGCAAAGTGACTCGGCAGGAGGCTGCCGTTATGCTTGCCAAAGCTTCCGATGTGGAGGGTTCCGCAGGTGCTGAATCAACTTTCATTGACAAGGATGCCCTTGGAGTGTGGAGCCGATCTTATGTTGCGGCATTAGCTTCACAAGGCATACTTGGAGGTTATCCGGATGGCAGCTTCCGACCGGCTGGTCAGTTGACGAGAGCGGAAGCCGTAACGGCAATCAGTAAAGCGGTGAAGCTGGATTCACCTATGAAGGAATACAACAAGGCAGGCGTGTTCGGTCCTTCATCCGGCAACCAGGAAGTGAATGGTAACGTACAGATCAGTGCGTCCGGCGTCACGCTTCAGAATCTGGTTATCCGCGGCGATCTGATCCTTGATAAGGGGATCGGTGAAGGGGATGCCTTCCTTTCCGGTGTTAAAGTAACCGGCAAAACATACATTCGAGGTGGAGGAGTCCACTCCATTCATATTAAGGATAGCCAGTTGAGCGACGTTCGTGTGGACAAGGATGGCTCCGCTGTACGTCTTTCTGTAGAAGGAAAGAGCGAGCTTGGTTCCGTAACCGTTGAGCCGAATGCAGCAGGGTCTGTAGTTGCGCTCCAGTCCGGCAGTCGAATTCTTAAGCTGCTGCTGAACGCCAAAACTTTTGTGTCCGGCCAAGGCATCATTAATGAGGCGATCCTTCGTCATGATGCGTCCGATTCTGTTTTTGAAAAGGAGCCGCTTTCGAAAAAAGTACTGCCTAATCCAAGCTCGCAGCCAAGTCCGACTCCAAGTCCGAATGTAGGAGGAGGAGGCTTTTTCCCAGGCTTCCCAGGAAATCCTGGAAATCCGACGCCGACGCCAAGTCCAACGGGCAGCCCTGTTCCAACAGTTGCTCCGGAAGCCTTGTTAATGGAGCTTTCTGTTGGAGGTTACCCGCTTACTCAGTTTCCTTCTGACAAGACGGGTTTCGATCCTAAGGAAGTAGAGTATGATGTTTATCTTCCTGTAGATTTTGTTACGGGCGACTTGGAAGTTAAAGCCGTGGCCAGCCACCCGGATATTCAAATCTCGGTGACGGCTAAAACCTCTTACGGAGATATTCTTATTGAAGATAAGAAGCTGGACTCTGACGGTAAAGTCCGTTACCGCCAGCAAGCACGCCAGGAAGTCGATGTTTTTATTAGACTTGAATCGAAAGATGGTAAGATGCTGAAGGGGTACTGGGTCCGTGTTTTGTATGATTGGTCGCTCGCAGAAAATGCTAAAATAACCTCGGATGGTTCGATAACCTTTAAAGGTAAAGGAATTGAAGAGGGGGACATGCTGCGCGTTTACACGAATGAAGGAGACGTAGCTCCTGTCTATGCCATACCTCAATCTGCAAGCGGAGAAAACATTAGTATCCGTCCTATAAGCAAAATCAAGCAGGATGGGCTTAATGGCAATCCAGGTTCAATTTGGATCAGCCTGCAAAAACAGGGCCAGCCGGAGCAGCCGCGCCAAAAGGTTGAGTACGATTTTAGAGCGCTTGCGGAGCTCAGCGGTGGTGTAAAAGCGAGTGCCATGACCAAAGAGGACATGGAAGCGGCCAATATTCAGTTCACCTACGGGGTCAAGCTTGAGCTCGATTCGTTGTCTCCTGCACCGGCCGGCGCGGAATTTGTAAGGGCGAGCTGGAGTAGTGGGTCTCATGTGCCACGCACACCAAGCGCAGAAGATGCGGAAGTTTCGGCATGGAATAACGGACGTTTATATAAGCTGAATGGAACCTCGACTGAGCTCATGTCCTACTGGGATAACGAGCCTAAGGATTTCCGTGGATATTTCACTGTTTACTATTACAACGCGGACAAGCGTCCGATCGGGTATTCCATTGTGCCGCTTGAAGTCAAAGTACATTTAACGGCGGACATGCTCGAGAAGCTGATTCAACAGCTTCCTGTACCAGCACCGATGAGTTATTTTGAGCACATAGATAAACTTCAGCGGATGTATCAAGCGCTTCTTCCCGAGGAGCAGCCGAAGGTGTCCAGCTACCCGGTGCTTGCACAGGCTCTGAAGCTGAAGGAATCGATCCTTGCACAGGAAACAGCTGCTAAGCAACTGAAGTCACTTTCTTTGTCAGGTATGACGCTGAATGTGCCGTTTAGCCCTACAGTCAAGCAGTATAATGCCAAAGGTTTACATCTTCTTGAGGGAAAAGAGATTGTCGTAAGTCTTGACTACGACAGTGAACTTTCGGATGTCTATGTATCCTCTGGAAGTACCGGTGCAGGTAATACTATTCCCGTGCAAGGAAAACAGTACAGATTCACTCTTGGTCCAGAATTTCCGGGTGTCCTCCAAATTACCGTGAAATCCAAAGCTAGCGGAAGCCTCGAAAGTTATATCATCTTTACTGATAGCCCGTACCGGATTAAACTCAGTCCTTCGGGCGGAATGATACAAGGGCTCACCCAGGGAGTTGCGCTCCATGTTTACGGTTCTCAGGATGATACGAAACCCTATTATGTGGCTCAAGGTTCCTCATCTAACTGGCCTTCCTTGCCTGTGCCTGGGATGCCTTTACCTGCGCCTGGAGTGCCTTTCTTAATGGATCTACCATTCAGCTATCCGGTGCACGCGTCTTTGACGGGGAGCATTTGGTTGTCCTTGCAGGTCGAAGGCCAGATGACTGACCGAACACAGTATAAGTACGATTTTACACCGTTGCCTGAAGTTGCTGCTTCTGGAGCCGTGATTGCCTTTGAAGATGATGCCATGCTCTCTTTGCTTCAAAGCCAGCCATCTATTCAAGCGTTTTCTTATACGCGTTTATTAGCAAATCTAGCCGTGCTAGATCCTGCCGTTCGGTATATCTCGGGTCAGATTGGCGTACAGCCTCTAGCGCCGACTGTTCAAGACGCCCGTAAGCAGATCTTGTACCGAGCGTCTTTACCTGATGGCTTTCTAGGAACGATAGGGACTAATCCAGCGCCGGGACTTAGTCCAGGCATCCTTTATCTATTCGATGCAGGATACAATCCAATCGGCTATGTCCGCTTTGAGTATCAAGCTATACCAAAGGCTACTCCACAGGTAGTCAAGTATATGATCAGCCTTATAAAGTTGGATGGACCGATAGAATATGTTAAACCGATCATCGAACGAGCCAGAGCCGCCTACAATTTGTTAAACGAGGCGCAAAAGGCCGAAGTGAGCAATTATAGTCATTTGCTGCAAGCAGAAGCTAATCTTCTGCGGCCATAGCCATATTTTCAGCCGTCCGGTTTATCCGGGCGGTTGTTTTTTTTCCAATATGCGGCTGTAACGCGAAGCTTATTTGCTTATTTTTTTATAGTTGAATCATTTGTCCTTCATGAACGTAGAAATAAATGACTTTGTTCGAAGCATCACGAATATAGTAAGATGTTCAAGCGGACTGGGATCAGCTCCGTGGAAGGAGGTACTACAGTTGTTTGATCGAATAAACGGATGGATCGATGCTCTCGTGCTGGCTAGCGGCCTGGACGGACCGGCCATCTTGCTGCTGACGGTTCCCCTTGCGGTGCTACAGGGGTTGTTTGGCATCTTCCCGTTCGCCACGGTTATTCTAATTAATATATCTATTCTCGGCATTGCTGGCGGCCTGCTGGCGAGCTGGTTGGCAGGCACGGTCGCGGCGCTTTCCGTCTATCTGCTTTTCCGCTACTTTTTCTATGGCAAAGTTCAGAGCTATTTTCAAACGCGCATGGGGCGTTATGAACGATATCAGACCTCTCTGGATCAGTACGGCGGCTGGATGGTCATTTTGCTCCGGACGATTCCAATCATGCCGAATAATCTGATCTCCTTCATGTCGGCTGTTGCACCGGTCCGCTTCGTGCCGTATTTTTGGTCCTCCCTCATCGGCAACCTATCCCATATATGGATGTTTGGCATTCTAAGCGCTTCCATCATTTTTCCGGGTACTGATCTCAGGACTTTGATTGTGTCGTACGTTGTGTTCCTGATCGCGCTTGGTCTTATGTTCGGAGCCACTCGCATGACAAAAGCTTATCGGAGCCGAAAAAAATTGCATTCTGTCGATAAAAACTCATCCACAAATCTGCCTCTTTGATGCTGTGGATAACCAACGGAAAATAGATCAAGAGCCCAATAATCGGGCTCTTTTTTTGCTTATACACAGCTGTGTGTAAGTGGCTTTAAGGGGCTTGGATTCATCTCTTGATCTGGGGGGTAATAGCAGTACATCGGCTTGACAACCACAATATATTGAGGTAAATTAAACACCTAGCCTCTACATATGGGATTTGTAAGCATGAACCGGACAAGCTGTCAAGACCCAAAATCTACAAAATGTTTCTCTGAAACGGGTCTTTCGACAAGCGATTCACAACAATGACGCTGAAGCGTACAGACAGCGCGCGATACTGCTTTACAGGATGCACTTGCCCCTGGTATGAGGCGGAGCAAGAGCATTCGGAACACTCTCGCACATGACAACCTAGTTAAGGCCTGATGGAGCCACGAGGAAAAGTTCGAATCTCCATACGGGTTTGTTTTTTGTTGTTTTATTGGCCGGAATCTGCTTCTTTCACTGGAGCGGTTAACTTATATATTTTCGGTAACAGATACTACATCTAGTGGCAAGCAGCATAGAGGCAAGTGAAGGACAATTATAGAGAAGGAGTGGACCGCTGTGTTAATCGCTTATACATCCCGTACCGGGAACGTGCGCAAATTCGTGAGCAAGCTTGGTTATCCCGCCGTTCAGATCAACGAATCGACAACGGTTGAGGAGCCTTTCGTATTGGTCACTTATACAACTGGCTTTGGGGAAGTTCCCCCTGCAGTTGATGCGTTCTTGGAGAAGAATCGGGATTATTTGCGGGGAGTGTCGGCCAGCGGCAACCGCAACTGGGGAACATGCTTTGCAGGCAGCGCGGATAAGGTTTCGGAACGTTACGAAGTTCCGGTTGTCTGCAAATTCGAACTGTCGGGAACGACACGCGATGTAGAACAATTCATGCGGGAGGTGGAGCCACTTGCGGCATATTGAGCTCAATAACGAAATTATGAAACGCGGTGCAGACGGATTTTTTAAGTTAGAGAAAGATCGTGAGGCCGTTGCGGCATTCATGGAGGAAGTCCGTGCCAAGAGCCCGGCATTCAACAACCACAAGGAAAAAATCGATTATTTGATCCAGAACGACTATTACGAGGATATGTACAAGCTCTATTCTGCTCATGATGCCGTGGCTGTATATGAGCTGGCGCATAGCCTAGAGTTTGAGTTCCCTTCCTATATGGCAGCATCCAAGTTTTACACGGACTACGCAATGCGCAGCAATGACCGTAGCCAATACCTGGAGCACTATCCGGACCGCGTGGCGGTCACAGCGCTTCACCTCGGTCGCGGCGATGCAGAGCTCGCCAAGTCTCTCGCCGTTTCCATGATGGAGCAGCGCCTGCAACCAGCGACGCCAACCTTCCTCAATGCCGGCAAGAGCCGTCGCGGCGAGATGGTCAGCTGTTTCTTGCTAGAGATGGATGACTCGCTTAACTCGATTAACTACAACCTGTCTACTTGCATGCAGCTGTCCAAAATTGGCGGCGGCGTAGCCGTTAATCTGAGCAAGCTGCGTGGACGCGGTGAGCCGATTAAAGGTGTAGAGGGCGCAGCCAAAGGCATCATGCCGGTGCTCAAGCTGATGGAGGATGCTTTCTCCTATGCGGATCAAATGGGCCAGCGCAAAGGTTCCGGCGCAGCGTATTACAACATTTTCGGCTGGGACATCATGGAGTTCCTCGACAGCAAAAAGATCAACGCCGACGAGAAGTCGCGCCTCAAAACGCTGTCGATCGGTCTGATCGTACCGAACCGCTTCTACAAGCTGGCGGAGGATAATCAACCGTTGCATGTATTCGCTCCTTACTCGGTGTTCAAGGCGTACGGTACTCATCTGGATGATCTAGATCTGGACGAAATGTACGACGAGCTGATGGCCAATCCGGCCGTCAAGAAGAAGCTGATCATGGGTGCACGTGATATGCTTATCAAAATTGCTACGATTCAGCTTGAATCCGGCTATCCATATATTATGAACAAGAGCAACGCCAACCGCTTCCATGCGCTGAAGGATATCGGCTCGATCAAAATGTCGAATCTGTGCACGGAGATCTACCAGTTGCAAGAGACGTCCGAAATCGGCGACTTTGGCGAGGCGGATACGATTCGCCGTGACATCAGTTGCAACCTTGCTTCGCTCAACATCGCTAATGTGATGCAGCACGGCAAGATCCGCGAGACGGTGCAAGAAGGCATCGCCGGTCTGACTTCGGTCAGCGACATGACGCGCGTCTCCAACGCTCCAGGCGTTGTCAAAGCTAACGAGGAGATGCACTCCGTCGGCCTCGGCGCTATGAACTTGCACGGCTACCTGGCGAAGATGAAGCTCGCCTACGAAAGCCCGGAAGCTCGTGATTTTGTTCGTACCTTCTTCATGATGTTGAACTTCTACTCGCTGGACAAGAGCTCGGACATCGCAGCGGAGAAGAATGAGCGCTTCCGCGACTACGATCGCTCCGAGTATGCGAAGGGAACGTACTTCGACCGCTATCTGGAGACGGATTACCGTCCCGTTACGGACCGCGTGAAGGAGATGTTCGAGGGAATTTATATTCCTTCTCCTCAGGACTGGTCCGAGCTGAAGGCGAAGGTTGCTCGTCAAGGTCTGTACCATGCATACCGTTTGGCCATTGCGCCAACGCAAAGCATCTCGTACGTCCAGAACGCAACATCCAGTGTCATGCCGATCGTAGAGCCTATTGAGACCCGCACCTACGCGAACTCGACGACCTACTATCCAATGCCTTTCCTGTCGCAGGAGAACTTCTTCTTTTACAAGTCGGCCTACGCGATGGATCAGTTCAAGGTCATCGACCTGATTGCAGACATTCAAGAGCATATCGATCAAGGCATCTCGGCCGTACTTCATGTCAATAGCGATGTGACGACACGTGAGCTGGCCCGTTATTATCTCTATGCGGCCAAAAAAGGGCTCAAATCCCTGTACTATACCCGCACCAACCGCCTCGGCGTGGAGGAGTGCGTTAGCTGCGCGGTTTAATACGCGCAGGCATATAAGAGGAGGAACCACCCATGAAACCGATCGACCTAGCCATGCCGGAAGCACCGGCCTCTGGCTCCGCCGCTCCGGCAGCAGCACCACTGCGCGCCGTTAACTGGAACCGTCCAGATGATGACTTCACGGCATCTTTTTGGAGTCAGAACCTGATGCAATTTTGGACGGATGAGGAGATCCCGCTGTCGGATGACAAGATGAGCTGGATGTACCTGAACGACCAGGAGCGCGATACGTACATGAAGGTGCTTGGTGGTCTGACCTTGCTGGATACGGTGCAAGGCGGCGTCGGCATGCCGAAGCTGGTTGAGCATGTGGAAGGGCTTCAGCGCAAAGCAGTGCTCGGCTTCATGGGCATGATGGAGCAGATTCACGCCAAGTCGTACAGCAGCATCTTTACGACGCTGGCTTCCACGGAAGAGATCGATGCGGTATTCAAATGGGTGGAAAAACATCCGCAGCTCCAAAAAAAGGCGTCGATTATTTCCGGTTACTACAAGAACATTCAAACGCCGCGTGATTTGTATATGGCGATGGCAGCTTCCGTTTTGCTGGAGAGCTATCTGTTCTACAGCGGCTTTTTCTACCCTCTCTATCTGGCTGGTCAGGGCAAGATGACGAGCAGCGGCGAGATCATCGACCTGATCCTGCGCGATGAGAGCATTCACGGTCTGTACGTCGGAGTACTGGCTCAAGAAGTGCATGCTTCGCTGAGCGGCCAAGAGCAAGCAGAAACGTTACAGGAGCTGAATGAGCTGCTGTTGTTGCTTCACGAGAACGAGGAGTTGTACACCGACGAGCTCTACAGGGGGATCGGATTGCAAAACGAAGTCAAAACTTTCGTTCGCTACAACGCCAACAAGGCACTGATGAATCTCGGCCTAGATCCGGTTTTCGAGGAAGAGGACGTCAATCCGATCGTGTTTAACGGCATTAGCACACGCACGAAGCAGCATGACTTCTTCTCCAAGAAGGGCAATGGCTATGTGCGTACGCTGAATGTAGAGCCACTGCGCGATGAGGACTTTGTATTTGATTTTTAAGATGGCAAAAATAAAGCACTTCGGAGCAGGCATGGGAATCCATCGCCTTTTCCGAAGTGCTTTTTGCTACAGCAAGAAAGCTGAAGGTGCGAGAGCATGCAGTTGCAAATTATGACAGAGCATGCAGTTGCAAATTATGAGTTAATCTACTCCTCATGCTCTTCAATGACAACACGAACCGGGTTAGAAACTCCAATTCGCGAGATGCGGCTTCCGTCCGGCAGCAGCAGATCATAACTTACAGTTGCGGTGTTGACGACAACTGGGTTAGCCGGTGCGAAAATCGCTTTAGCTAGGAAGCGCAGCGTGGCGGTTCCTTGGGCAGGAATAGTGCCAATTGGAATGTTATCAAGACCAGTCGTATTCGGCAACGGAGTTCCATTAAGGCTCAGACTGCCAGGAACGAAGCTGAGTCCGTTCGGTAGATCGTCACGGACGATGACGTTCGCGATCGGATTGACGTTAGGATTGAATACGGTCAGCTCAAAAGCAATCGTGCTTCCGACGACGACGCTGCTTGAACTGGCTATTTTGGTGAGCAACGCAAGGGTAAGAATCGGCACCGTAACAGGGTTCGTCATTATGACATCGGTGAAGGTTCGCCCGTTCGGCAGTGTATATACAAGGGAAAGCTGCGCTTGGTTGACTACCTGCCCCGAAGGCGGGTAGGAGACCACTTTGAGTTTATAGGTAACGATCGCCGTCGACTGCGCCTCCACCGTACCGATAAACGCCCCCGTATACATATTCACACCAGGAACGGGAACGCCATTCAGTCGCAGACTGTTTTCTACAAAAACAGTTCCTTCTGGCAGCATGTCGTCCCAGGTCACACCCGCATTCAAATTGCCCGTGTTCGTAATGGTGACTTGGTAATGAATCTCGTCACCAACGAAGGCAAACGGCTCCCGTGCACTTTTGGTTGCGATTGCGCTTGGAATGAATACGGTCACGGCGACGACATTGGATAGTGATGTCAGCGGCACGCCGTTTTGGGTGAAGGTGACCGTAACAATATCATCGACATCATAGGATGGAGCGGGCAGTGCCAATATTTGCTCCTGGTAAGTCAGAACGATAACCTGACCGGGATTCAGCGTGCCGAGACTGACTCCAACTTTAATGTTTCCGGCGGAAGGAACGCCGTCAATCGTCAGGCTTCCCGGCACGAAGGCAGTTCCCGGCGTAGAGTTGTCGGTTGCGACGACATTCATCACTGCGCCTGCGGAAGCATTTGTAATCGTAACCGTATAGGTGACGATATCTCCAACGAGTCCGAATGGCTCCGAAGCGGATTTCACCACGTTCAGCAGGGGGCTCGTTTCCGCAATACGTACGATATTAGATAACGACGAGCCGCTGCCCATTGCACCGGATGGCGATTGGAACGTAAAGGCGGCCGACGCTTGGTTATCGAAAAAGCCGCTTGGCGGTGAACTGGTCAGCAGTACGTCGTAGGAGACGAGGACGGAACCGCCAGGAGCTATTGATCCGAGAGGAATACCAGCGCCAGGATTGGCGGCTGGCGTCAAGGTTCCGTTAATTCGCACGGTGCCTGGAACAAAGCTGCTAAAGGCGTTGAGTGGGTCCGTCAATGTTACGTTTGCCGCCAAATTACCCGTATTCGTTACTGTGACGGAGTAATTGACCGTATCCCCGACTGAGGCGACGGTTACGGAAGCGCGTTTGAGGAGTCCAATAACGGGCTGTAGGACGGTGACACCTCCTGGTGTAGAGGGGGTAGTCACCGGATTGCCAATAAAATCGTACGTAAGCGAAGCCTGGTTAAGTACGACCGGCTGTGCGGGTACGGATACGATTTGCACTTGGAAGGCAACCGTAACGGACTGACCGATAAGCAAAGTGCCAAGCGGAATTCCCGCAGCGGGATCCGCTGCCGGGCTTGGAACGCCGTTAATTGTGACGGATGCGGGCACAAAGGAGAAACTGCCCGGGATGATGTCGGTGAGCACAGCGTTGAATACAGCCGCAATGCTGTTGTTTGTGGCGGTAATCGAATAGGTGATGATATCCCCGACAATGCCGCTATTCGGACTGCCGACTTTGATGATCTGAACATCGGGAGAGTCCGGGGGCGTCACGATAGGAATGACGACTTGATTGGATGGCGTTGAGCCTATTATAATGCGCCCATCCGGCGGCTGATAGGTGTAGCTAATGGTCGATTGATTGACGAGATTCCCGCCCGGAGGATTCGCAGTAACTAGTACTTGAAAGGTCACCGTGACCGATGAGTTGATACCGATCGTACCGACCGAAATACCAGTTACCGGATTGGCAGCAGGCACGGAAACGCCGCCAACCGTTACGCTTCCAGCAACAAAGCTGCTTCCGGCAGGCAGCGGGTCCGTAATGACGGCATTCATAATGCTGATATTGCCGGTATTGGACGCAATTAGCGTATACGTTACGGTATCGCCGATAAAAGCAGTGGACATATCGGCGCTTTTTACTAGTCCAACAATAGGCTGGTACACCGGAATTTGGATAATATTAGAAGGGACAAAGGTCGATATGATCGGCGAATCCGGTGTAAGCTGGTAGGTGTAAGCGGCACGTCCTTGATCGTCTAGTGTGCCTCCGAATGGGACTGCGGTCACCTGGTACTGAAAGGTGATGAAGGCAACATCCCCCGGAGTCAGCGTGCCGACAGTTATTCCGGTATCAGGATCGGCTCCCGGAACGGGAACCCCGTTAAGCGTCACGCTTCCCGGCACGAAGACAGAAGAGGTCTCATCGATGCTGTCCGTAACCTGTACGTCCGTAGTGTCTACATCGCCTGTGTTTTCGACGGCCAGTGTATAAGTAATGATATCTCCTACGATGGCATCCGTTGCTGGAGTTGATTTGATGATAGATATGACCGGAGTTTGAATGTCGATCTGCAGTCCGATCGAATCAACCAAATAACCGTCTCCATTGGTCGTCAAGCGAAAAACGGCACTCGTTTGCGCATTCAGCAGAGTTCCCGCAATACTAACATTGGTAACATCGTATCCTTGCCTGCCGCCGATAATATTCGAGCCAGGGTTGCCATTGATTTGATTGCGTGTGCCGAATGTTCCGGATATATCGAGCATGCCGGCGTCATCGTTGACCTGTGAGGCGAAAAAGTTATTGGTAAGATTGTTCGGACCGGAAAGAGCGGTCAATGTCCCAGCGTCTGGACCGAACAAAGCCATATCTCCCGTTTTGTTCGCATCGCCCTCTTGGGCGCTGATCAAAGCTCTTCCGTCGAGAGGTCCCATAAACGGTGTGGCAAATCCGGTAACAAGGGTATCGACAGGTCCAGAAGTAGCCAAAATGACATCCGCCCCGACGCGGATGGACAAATTGCGTAACGGCAGGGACGCGTTGCTGTAAACTACGGCCAGCGTCCACATCGCATGGTTGGAAGTTGGGTCAGGGACGACGATAGTTCCGACGACTCCGCCTGTAGTATAAGTACCGGCTCCAGCAGCCTGAATGAGGGGGGTCACGTCAGCTGAACGTACATAGGCGTAAGCGGGATCGAAGGGCGGGGCGTTCGACAGCAGCACCTCAAAGTTGGTCGCCGGATCGGGCGCGATGCTGAAAACGCCCGAAGGGGTGGTGAAGCTGACGGAGTTGTCGATGAATGCGCTGAGATCAACTCCTTGATTAATGTACATGCCTCCCCATATAAGCTCAGCATAGAGGACTGTACTACCTAGCGGTAGCTGAAGTATAGCTGACGAACTGTCTAACGTGTAGTCTCCAGTTGTTCCTGGTGGATAGGCGCCGAATGTTTGACTTGTGTCGATCGTGACAAAAGCTCCGATGCTGTCGACGGTGCCGGGAACACCAACCGTATCGGATCGGCTCAGTCCAAGAGTATTCCCTGTGTAAGTAATGGCACCATTGCTGTTGAGAAAGAAACGGTTTACAAATGGCATCCCAGCAATCCTTTCTGGCCGCAGTTTGCCGGCTCATCACAGACTCATATGCTGGAACAATCGGGATTTATGTATGGACAAGAGAGTTGAAATGCAGAGGGATAAAAATGTTTTAGGCTGTACGGTTCGGGGCGAAAGAGCCTGGAGAGATAGCGAGGCTTCGTTGCTTAAAGGGGCTAAAAGGGGCTAAAAGGGATGCCAAAATTTCGATGATCAAAAGAGCTAGCATGGATGCCAAAATTTCGGCAAATTAAAGGCGATCTCGCTTGCGAGTGGAAGTATAGCGGCATAACAAAAACTCCTGATGCTCATCAGGAGTTTTTGTTATGCCGCTATAGCAGGAAGGCGCTTACTTCAACTCGATGATATCGTTGATGTTTTTGATCTTGAGCGCCTCAGCGATTGAGCTCAGATGATAGATGTTGAGCGTACCGCGCTGCAGATGGCAAATTTCTGTAATTACATTAGGTCTTACGCCGGCCAAACGTGCCAATGCGCCTTTTGTCAGCGGTTTGTACAGTCTTTTGGCGTCACTGCTCAGCTCCGTGTAGGATCGGATGGGAAGAAGAGTGTTTGTCGATTCGTCAATGAAATACTGGCGGATCAGAGTTTCCAGATTGCTTTGAATGCGGTGGGTAGCTTTGTCGTAAGTGCTGGTTGTGCTCATAGCAAACTCCCTTTCCTTAATATACAAGTCCAATGACCTAG
This window contains:
- a CDS encoding ribonucleoside-diphosphate reductase beta chain, translated to MKPIDLAMPEAPASGSAAPAAAPLRAVNWNRPDDDFTASFWSQNLMQFWTDEEIPLSDDKMSWMYLNDQERDTYMKVLGGLTLLDTVQGGVGMPKLVEHVEGLQRKAVLGFMGMMEQIHAKSYSSIFTTLASTEEIDAVFKWVEKHPQLQKKASIISGYYKNIQTPRDLYMAMAASVLLESYLFYSGFFYPLYLAGQGKMTSSGEIIDLILRDESIHGLYVGVLAQEVHASLSGQEQAETLQELNELLLLLHENEELYTDELYRGIGLQNEVKTFVRYNANKALMNLGLDPVFEEEDVNPIVFNGISTRTKQHDFFSKKGNGYVRTLNVEPLRDEDFVFDF
- a CDS encoding conserved repeat domain-containing protein, yielding MPFVNRFFLNSNGAITYTGNTLGLSRSDTVGVPGTVDSIGAFVTIDTSQTFGAYPPGTTGDYTLDSSSAILQLPLGSTVLYAELIWGGMYINQGVDLSAFIDNSVSFTTPSGVFSIAPDPATNFEVLLSNAPPFDPAYAYVRSADVTPLIQAAGAGTYTTGGVVGTIVVPDPTSNHAMWTLAVVYSNASLPLRNLSIRVGADVILATSGPVDTLVTGFATPFMGPLDGRALISAQEGDANKTGDMALFGPDAGTLTALSGPNNLTNNFFASQVNDDAGMLDISGTFGTRNQINGNPGSNIIGGRQGYDVTNVSIAGTLLNAQTSAVFRLTTNGDGYLVDSIGLQIDIQTPVISIIKSTPATDAIVGDIITYTLAVENTGDVDTTDVQVTDSIDETSSVFVPGSVTLNGVPVPGADPDTGITVGTLTPGDVAFITFQYQVTAVPFGGTLDDQGRAAYTYQLTPDSPIISTFVPSNIIQIPVYQPIVGLVKSADMSTAFIGDTVTYTLIASNTGNISIMNAVITDPLPAGSSFVAGSVTVGGVSVPAANPVTGISVGTIGINSSVTVTFQVLVTANPPGGNLVNQSTISYTYQPPDGRIIIGSTPSNQVVIPIVTPPDSPDVQIIKVGSPNSGIVGDIITYSITATNNSIAAVFNAVLTDIIPGSFSFVPASVTINGVPSPAADPAAGIPLGTLLIGQSVTVAFQVQIVSVPAQPVVLNQASLTYDFIGNPVTTPSTPGGVTVLQPVIGLLKRASVTVASVGDTVNYSVTVTNTGNLAANVTLTDPLNAFSSFVPGTVRINGTLTPAANPGAGIPLGSIAPGGSVLVSYDVLLTSSPPSGFFDNQASAAFTFQSPSGAMGSGSSLSNIVRIAETSPLLNVVKSASEPFGLVGDIVTYTVTITNASAGAVMNVVATDNSTPGTAFVPGSLTIDGVPSAGNIKVGVSLGTLNPGQVIVLTYQEQILALPAPSYDVDDIVTVTFTQNGVPLTSLSNVVAVTVFIPSAIATKSAREPFAFVGDEIHYQVTITNTGNLNAGVTWDDMLPEGTVFVENSLRLNGVPVPGVNMYTGAFIGTVEAQSTAIVTYKLKVVSYPPSGQVVNQAQLSLVYTLPNGRTFTDVIMTNPVTVPILTLALLTKIASSSSVVVGSTIAFELTVFNPNVNPIANVIVRDDLPNGLSFVPGSLSLNGTPLPNTTGLDNIPIGTIPAQGTATLRFLAKAIFAPANPVVVNTATVSYDLLLPDGSRISRIGVSNPVRVVIEEHEE
- a CDS encoding ribonucleoside-diphosphate reductase alpha chain, which gives rise to MRHIELNNEIMKRGADGFFKLEKDREAVAAFMEEVRAKSPAFNNHKEKIDYLIQNDYYEDMYKLYSAHDAVAVYELAHSLEFEFPSYMAASKFYTDYAMRSNDRSQYLEHYPDRVAVTALHLGRGDAELAKSLAVSMMEQRLQPATPTFLNAGKSRRGEMVSCFLLEMDDSLNSINYNLSTCMQLSKIGGGVAVNLSKLRGRGEPIKGVEGAAKGIMPVLKLMEDAFSYADQMGQRKGSGAAYYNIFGWDIMEFLDSKKINADEKSRLKTLSIGLIVPNRFYKLAEDNQPLHVFAPYSVFKAYGTHLDDLDLDEMYDELMANPAVKKKLIMGARDMLIKIATIQLESGYPYIMNKSNANRFHALKDIGSIKMSNLCTEIYQLQETSEIGDFGEADTIRRDISCNLASLNIANVMQHGKIRETVQEGIAGLTSVSDMTRVSNAPGVVKANEEMHSVGLGAMNLHGYLAKMKLAYESPEARDFVRTFFMMLNFYSLDKSSDIAAEKNERFRDYDRSEYAKGTYFDRYLETDYRPVTDRVKEMFEGIYIPSPQDWSELKAKVARQGLYHAYRLAIAPTQSISYVQNATSSVMPIVEPIETRTYANSTTYYPMPFLSQENFFFYKSAYAMDQFKVIDLIADIQEHIDQGISAVLHVNSDVTTRELARYYLYAAKKGLKSLYYTRTNRLGVEECVSCAV